A genomic window from Pseudomonas alcaligenes includes:
- a CDS encoding VWA domain-containing protein, which translates to MAKKALSIRPRQAPGADALPLPGQAQGGRSGARGTGTPTRIDWPATLAQGRPRSRADLHWHARRLRPGELWLVIVDASASTRRHGALAQAKGLLAELFASAYRQRARLAVLEAGGARPRWLWQGQKASPELHAWLDQLGAGGGTPVIEALQLARPWLLRRQRHKPGEQQRLLLLTDGRLRDWPKLTALPCPALLLDIERAPIRLGRARQLADALGADYHHIDELAPSRAPIWNRP; encoded by the coding sequence CTGGCCAAAAAAGCCCTGAGCATCCGCCCGCGCCAGGCCCCAGGCGCGGATGCCCTCCCCCTACCCGGCCAGGCCCAAGGCGGACGCAGCGGCGCACGCGGCACTGGCACGCCCACGCGTATCGACTGGCCGGCAACCCTCGCCCAGGGCCGCCCACGCAGCCGCGCCGACCTGCACTGGCACGCCCGCCGCCTGCGCCCCGGCGAGCTGTGGCTGGTGATCGTCGATGCCTCGGCCAGCACCCGTCGGCATGGCGCCCTGGCCCAGGCCAAGGGCCTGCTCGCCGAGCTGTTCGCCAGCGCCTACCGCCAGCGCGCGCGCCTGGCCGTGCTCGAAGCCGGTGGTGCCCGACCGCGCTGGCTGTGGCAGGGGCAGAAGGCATCGCCTGAACTGCACGCCTGGCTGGACCAGCTCGGCGCCGGCGGTGGCACCCCGGTCATCGAGGCCCTGCAGCTGGCCAGGCCCTGGCTGTTGCGCCGGCAACGCCACAAACCAGGCGAACAACAGCGTCTGCTGCTGCTCACCGACGGCCGCCTGCGCGACTGGCCGAAACTTACCGCGCTACCCTGCCCCGCCCTGCTGCTGGACATCGAGCGCGCGCCCATCCGCCTCGGCCGCGCCCGCCAGCTGGCCGACGCGCTGGGCGCCGACTACCACCATATCGACGAACTGGCGCCGAGCCGCGCGCCTATCTGGAACAGACCATGA
- a CDS encoding ATP-binding protein, producing the protein MTAPHFPLAAIVGADALKLALCLAAIDPALGGVLIEGPRGMAKSTLARGVADLLDGGRFVTLPLGASEERIVGSIDLDAALGEGRVRFSPGVLANAHGGVLYVDEVNLLPDHLVDLLLDVASSGINHIERDGLSHSHPARFVLIGTMNPEEGELRPQLLDRFGLKVQLGGTPGPAQRAEIIRRRLAFDDTPAAFLAQWQAEQAALRQRCRDARQRLSAIALDDASLDAIAQRCFAAAVDGLRADLVWLRGARAHAAWRGAIRIEAQDIDALEPFVLAHRRREHTPPPASQPPASNQAQQPSQQEQGEGQWGALPPQSVAVGERREPPTWPKKP; encoded by the coding sequence ATGACCGCACCCCATTTCCCTCTCGCCGCCATCGTCGGCGCCGACGCGCTCAAGCTGGCCCTGTGTCTGGCCGCCATCGATCCCGCTCTGGGCGGCGTGCTGATCGAAGGCCCGCGCGGCATGGCCAAGTCCACCCTGGCGCGCGGCGTGGCCGACCTGCTCGACGGCGGGCGCTTCGTCACCCTGCCGCTGGGCGCCAGCGAGGAACGCATTGTCGGCAGCATCGACCTGGATGCCGCGCTCGGCGAGGGCCGCGTGCGCTTCTCCCCCGGCGTGCTGGCCAACGCCCACGGCGGCGTGCTCTATGTCGACGAGGTCAACCTGCTGCCCGACCATCTGGTGGACCTGCTGCTCGACGTGGCGTCCAGCGGCATCAACCACATCGAACGCGATGGCCTGTCGCACAGCCACCCGGCGCGCTTCGTGCTGATCGGCACCATGAACCCCGAGGAAGGCGAACTGCGCCCGCAGCTGCTCGACCGCTTCGGCCTCAAGGTGCAGCTCGGCGGCACTCCCGGGCCGGCCCAGCGCGCCGAGATCATCCGCCGCCGCCTGGCCTTCGACGACACCCCGGCAGCCTTCCTCGCCCAGTGGCAGGCCGAGCAGGCCGCCCTGCGCCAGCGCTGTAGGGATGCCCGCCAACGCCTGAGCGCAATCGCGCTGGACGACGCCAGCCTGGACGCCATCGCCCAGCGCTGCTTCGCCGCCGCCGTGGACGGCCTGCGCGCCGACCTGGTGTGGCTGCGCGGCGCCCGCGCCCACGCCGCCTGGCGCGGCGCCATCCGCATCGAGGCGCAGGACATCGACGCCCTGGAGCCCTTCGTCCTCGCCCATCGCCGCCGCGAACACACGCCACCGCCCGCCAGCCAGCCGCCGGCATCGAACCAGGCCCAGCAACCCTCGCAGCAGGAGCAGGGTGAAGGCCAGTGGGGCGCCCTGCCACCTCAGTCCGTGGCGGTCGGCGAACGGCGCGAGCCGCCGACCTGGCCAAAAAAGCCCTGA
- the cobF gene encoding precorrin-6A synthase (deacetylating) encodes MKELLLVGIGAGDPDYITQQALKALRRSDVIFLMDKGPAKHKLNALRREICERFLGGHSPRFAEGQQPERERDAADYRASVDELNRDKQAVFEQLIDEQMKEGEVAAFMVWGDPSLYDSSIRIVEAIASARSDLSFDVIPGITSLQALTARHRIPLNQIGRAVEITTGRLLAEGWPLGVDSVAVMLDARDTYLHFVGQGLQIYWGAYVGTADEILIAGALDEVAERIAATRAQARERNGWIMDSYLLRRSGPAQA; translated from the coding sequence ATGAAAGAACTGCTGCTGGTCGGCATCGGCGCCGGCGACCCGGACTACATCACCCAACAGGCGCTCAAGGCCCTGCGCCGCAGCGATGTGATCTTCCTGATGGACAAGGGCCCGGCCAAACACAAGCTCAACGCCCTGCGCCGGGAAATCTGCGAGCGCTTCCTGGGTGGCCACAGCCCACGCTTCGCCGAAGGCCAACAACCGGAACGCGAGCGCGACGCCGCCGACTACCGCGCCAGCGTGGACGAGCTGAACCGCGACAAGCAGGCGGTGTTCGAGCAGCTGATCGACGAGCAGATGAAAGAGGGTGAAGTGGCCGCCTTCATGGTCTGGGGCGACCCTTCGCTGTACGACAGCAGCATCCGCATCGTCGAGGCCATCGCTAGCGCGCGCAGCGACCTGAGCTTCGATGTGATCCCCGGCATCACCAGCCTGCAGGCCCTCACCGCCCGCCACCGCATACCGCTGAACCAGATCGGCCGCGCCGTGGAAATCACCACCGGCCGCCTGCTCGCCGAGGGCTGGCCCTTGGGCGTGGACAGCGTGGCGGTGATGCTCGACGCCAGGGACACCTACCTGCACTTCGTCGGCCAGGGCCTGCAGATCTACTGGGGGGCGTACGTTGGTACGGCGGACGAGATCCTGATTGCCGGGGCGCTGGATGAGGTGGCGGAGCGGATTGCGGCGACGCGCGCGCAGGCGCGGGAGCGGAATGGGTGGATCATGGATAGCTACCTGTTGCGCAGGAGCGGACCCGCGCAGGCGTGA